The window CTGCTCCAGACAAAACGAAAATAAATAATCATGTATGCAGCTGAGAAAAGACTAACAAAGGAAACAAAAGCTCGTCTACGTCGTCATTGGTAGAATGAAGAATGGCGGTACGCAGGATTCTGCGAAAGCACTGTTGGCATATTGTCACAATACGGCTTGCaagcagtgttttaaaaggcgtgggcgtaaggcgaggtgttttacatatgcctcagtgaggcgtaagcccgaggcacggggcgtaagccccatatgtatttaatttttaatattttataaaataatatagtgGACGTTagtattatgttaaagaggaggaaaaggtctactcaaggaagaccgagaatcaggtggggatcccaccttaactaaggataaagcccaagagttggaggggcggttgtcggctatgggagcttggaggagcagtggtgacgcgagcactatgtggtcagcgacagcagactgtattagggaggctgtgagagaggtgttaggggtctcgacgggcgtctctggtgggcacaaaggagactggtggtggaatggagtggtccaaggtaaagtggaagcgaagaaggcggcATACCTaaagttagtggggagcataggtgaggaggagagccgagcgtgcatggagaggtataaggcagctaggaaggaggctaagttggcggtcacggaggctaagactgcggcttatggtcgtatgtacgaggaactggGAAAAAAAGGtgggggagaagaagttattccggctggccaagttgagagagagaaaggctcgggatttggaccaagtgagatgcatcaaggacaaagatggtagagtattgatggaagatgcccagattaagaggagatgacagacttactttcataaacttctgaatgaagaaggggatcgggatattgtgctaggcgaattggagcattccgagagtcaccgtgactttgggtactgcaggcgtatcgaggttgaggaggtcgtgggagctatgcgtaagatgaataggggcagagcgaccgggccagacgagattccggtggaattttagaagtgtgtggggagaggagtggttgactaggttgtttaatgttatttttaaggcgaaAAGAATgtcggatgagtggaggtggagtacggtggttccattgtataagaacaaatgtgatatccagagttgtaataattataggggtatcaaattactgagtcatgcTATGAAAGTGtaggagagggtggttgaagcgagggtgaggatggcagtgtctgtatccgacaaccatTTCGGGTTCATGCCGGATTGTTCGACTACAGGAGCTTTACACATTGTTAGAAGGAtggtggaactgtacagagagaggaagaaggatctgcacatggtgtttattgacctagagaaagcatatgacaaggttcctagagaagttctatGGAGATGCCTGCAGGCAAAAGGTGTGTcagttccctacattatggcgattaagaacatgtatgatggggctaagacttgggttaggacagtaggaggcgactctgagcattttccggttgtaatggggttacaccaaggttctgcgctcagtccgttcttattcgccctggtgatggacgcgttaacacaccatattcaaggggaggtgccatggtgcatgctattcgccgatgacatagttctgattgatgagtcgcgagccggtgttaacgagaggctggaggtttggagacaggctcttgagtctaagggtttcaagttgagtaggacgaagacggaatacctggagtgtaagttcagcgctgagccaggggaagtgggcgtggatgtgaggcttgattcgcaggtcatcccgagtagaggcagcttcaagtaccttggttcggttatccagggggagggAGATCGACGAgaatgtcacacaccgtattggggtaggatggatgaagtggaggttagcatctggagtcctgtgtgacaagagagtgccaccgatactcaaaggtaagttttataaagcggtggttagaccggccatgatgtatggggctgagtgttggcccgttaagaactcacatatccagaagatgaaagtagcagaaatgaggatgttgcggtggatgtgcgggcacactaggatagataagattaggaatgatgatattcgggagaaggtgcatgtggctcccattgatgacaagatgcgagaagcgaggcttagatggttcggacatgttcagaggtgaagcccagatgctccggtacggagatgtgagcggctggttgttgagggcacgagaagaggtagagggcgacctaagaagtattgggcagaggtgatcaggcaggatatggcgaggctccagatttccgaggacatgacacttgataggaagatgcggaggtcgagtattagggttgtaggttaggaggtagttgagtcgtgccttacttcgtaccattgtggaactagccatgtagggtttttgtctaagatagctagtggcaatgttgtgtcttaccatttcgcttttcagtgcaagTCCTATTTACTaactatcgcttttgctttgcatctttcgtCTGGATTTTATGGTGTTCCTATATTTCTTATGATTGATGTGGTGATACTTATATTGTCTCCccttgctttgcatctttcttctggatttcatggtgttcctatttttcctatgattgctgtggtgatactaatattgtctccttttgccctttagtctttttgttttcttgagccgaggatctttcggaaacaacctctctactctttcggggtaggggtaaggtctgcgtacacactaccctccccagaccccattagtaggatttcactgggttgttgttgtataaaataatataatgatagtaaatatttataaacaggtaaaattgcataaaaattgaagaaaactataaatatgtgaaatatatatatatatatatatatatatatatatatatatatatatatatatatatatatatatatatatatatatatatatatatatagcatgaTTCTTAAGTATAACTAATGCATACAAATCACGTATAAcgtctttaactttcaaataattaaaaacttacaatttctttaaaaaaaatgatcaaactccacattttaccttcctaaaagtaaataattaataaaatcttattagtacgataattaaaatattactccttcgTGAATAAATACAAATTAGTTTAAGACATCAAATTAATAAAAGTGTATAACAAGGAGGGACAAATGAACTAAGACACGACCAATAACTAAGTGAAGATATAAATTCGCAATACTATGTCTCATTATTAGAGTTATGctcaatcttcatatttctatcgatgaatagaacttttatcattaatttgttaaagaattttgaaggtcaacgatattaattaggaaattcgACACGTAATTTGCGTTAGAACTGTTAGGCGAGCCCCGAGCGTTGGGCGTTAGGCGTGTTTAGGGCGCACGGTCGGGCGCTTGGGGCGTAAGCCTCACAGAACTAAGCCCCATACATGAGCCCTGGGGCGTTTTGCAAGTGCCCCGCCTAGGGGCAAGTCCCagaaatgccttttaaaacactgcttGCAAGTGAGTTTTGCTCTAGGACTACGTTGGTTTTAAGGCTTTACTTCCTCTCTCAAATTGATGTTTACTTAGTATTGTCCTTTTAACCAGTGTCGGCATATCGTATACACacattttgttttttttgaaaaaaatattcacATGCACAtacataagatttttttttttatgaaccGGTGTTAGATGAGACCCCTTTTTAGAAGGTGTCTCCACCACTGAGAATGATGACACGCTAATACATCAATTCCTCTGAAAATAAGAAGTCAAAAGTGCTGTGAGAGAACCTATTTTGCGTAGAAACACAGGTAAACAACAATGAATAATCACCCGGGGGTAGGGGAGTTACAGAAAGAATCTAAGCAGACAGACTATGTATATAATGTTCATTAAAGCAGGAGTAGACATAACTATCCATAACTTACCTCATCAAGTTTCTTCTGCAAATTATCAAGTAGCTTTTTCATTTTCTGGGCATTTTCGGTGAAGGCAGCCTTTCTTCTTTCCTTCAATGAATTGACGAGCAAAGGTCTCAAATGTCTTGCTAAAGGCAAAAGAATCATCTCTGGATCATCCAGTCCTGCAGAACAATGAAAGTTAAAGAGGAAAAACAGTTATGAATAGATCACTAGACAGCTAAAATACTCTGAGAAAAGAGTAATCATACTCCAAGTACCTTGTTCTTCAAAGTCAGGATTGAGAGATGTAATCTTCTGAATTACCCATTCTTCTGAAATAGCGCCAAGGCTATCCTCATCCTTTCTAGCACCTGACTTTGAGTCTGCTGCTTGTGATCCAGATGACACCTTACCTTTCTTCTGACCTTTCTTAGATTTACTAGGGACAGATTCCTGGTTATCTGCCCCTGTTTCAGCTTGCGCCATCTTAGAATTGCCAGatgattttccttttttcttcttagaTCCTTTCTCCGAGGCCTGTTTGCTCATACCGGCATCACTGCTTGTTTCATTTACTTCACTGGAGTCATATCCAACTTTAGCATCTTTAGCAACACGAAACTCATCTACAGGCCCAGCACCGGCAAGCCCAGGAATGCTTAATGTTTCCATCTCCTTTTCTATCCGATCAAACAGATCCTATTAAGCAATTTTACAAAAAAGACAAGATTAAGGTAACAGAATTTCCACAGAAGGTTAGCAATATAACAAGTAAGATTTGTAAAATAAAAGTTGCCAGCAACTTTTAGAGAGTGCAgatttttacaaaaatcttaCCTTGACAAACCCATTGCTAAAAATATATGAATCTCCCAAGATAAGTGCTCTATTCGACTGAAAAGACAAAACCAAGATTGTGAGATCGCATGAGAAATAATTTATTCTCTATCAATCGTCAGTGCAAAATTCTCATGCACTACATATTTGGAATCGTGCTGCTTGATGGCAAAAATCCGAATGCTACATAAGTTTGAATTCTGACCAATCATGTTGCAAAAAAATAAACACGCCTACATAGATAATCACTTGCTGACGAAGTAGAAAAAGGATAAAATATAAGAAGCATGCGTATAGGAGGAACAATGAAGCATCACCTTTTGTGCTGCTTGAACCGATGGACATAGTGACAGAATTTTAAATGCATCTTGGCTACCTAAGGAAGCGGGTAAAACTGAAAGCGAATCAATCCTGCAACAATTTAACATCCCCAAAATGTCAAACCATGATCATCCTGCAATGCAGGGATTGTAGTGAAGTTCTTTTTATTTCCCTTcctgaaatattatttttaaatggcCAAGACCATATTTTGAGTTAAGTTTTAGGGAGCAAAGTAATTCTCTCATGCAGGTATTCAGAATTCTCTTCGTGCACAAACTCTTTTAAATAGATCATACATAAGACACCACAGGCGAAGTGCAACCTTCTAGATGCCCTATACAAACAGCACGGGCACATCCATGCTTTCAcacactaattttttttttttttgataactaCTTTCATACACTAAATTTATTTGGGAAATATTGTTCTTAAAAGTATCAACAGATGTCATCTTTCTACTCCATACATGCAACTCTCAATTCAATGATAATATTTGTGATCATTGGACAAACGAACAGATGAAACATGAGAAGGTCATGTAACAGTAAGCACTTGCTCCTTTCCAAGTTCCAACTTAGATGTCCAAGTGTATATTGCTCTAAGATGTAGGAGGAAGTTCTATAGTTTTGAACATAAACACAATCAAAAGTTTAGATCTATTTTATATGTTTTTATGACCTAGAGCTTCTAGTTTGTAAGCTATGTCTGATTAGTTACAACACTTTTTGGTAATTTTACATTTTGAAGAGTTAAATAGTGAAAGATAAGCTTTTGCATTGGGGTTAAAATTAGCTAAGTTTCGGACACGGGTGCGGGTATCCGACActggtgcggatctagaggttaGATCCTTCaagatgtaaattctaagattcggggatatgaatcctagtacggatacgggtgcggggatccggctaaaaataattcaacaaaataaaaatatctctaaattatgagaaattttgtggaatacttacgtatagcttgtaaagtgtgaattttttttattctcaagttgtatataagtaaatgattgatttcctagataagatatgctttttttttcaaatttaccctagttttggttctgatttcgGGAATCAATTTGTATCTCGTCTGGAATTTTCCGTTCGTTGTGGTCAAAGTATtcaaaattgtttgaccagatcCGACACagatcccatacccacacccgtattagtgtcgtgtcgacacgggtgcggcacctaaactgccGTGTCAGAGCAACATAGGAAATTAGTAGATTGCTTAAAAGAATGAGGATAACCATTGGTATATGAAGGATAACAGATCTTTTTCACCTATGAACTGCTATTTTATGGATGAGCTTCGACTGCTAAAAGGTTTTAAAGGAAAGGGAAATTTTCCAATCGCTCAACTCATAAATCCAAAAAGGAGAACTTGAGATTAAcaagaagaaaggaggagaaagaaTGGGAAGTAGATCAATGTCTATATAAAGGTCGTCAAGAATTAGAAAGAGATCTGAGTTTTTGCCTTTGGTACTATGTTAATATACAAGCACTTCCTTAGTGTTATCCCAGCGATAAAAGTTACCttccttaccaaaataatatttgtTTGTTTAAAACATAAAGGTCAGCAAGGATCAATATTAGCTGAAATGCAGTTTACCAAGTTAAATAAAACACAGTAGGATGGAATGAGCTCAAATTCCATGCCCTCTTGGAAATGCTAATCAGATTTAATTTGATACAGGAAATTACTTTGATTTCTCCCAGGAAGTGACTTCATCCATATACTCGTAGACTATTTCCTTCCTAGAGAAAGGCATTTCTCATTGTATTCTGCTGCGGTTTTCattaatttattaaatctttCTACAGGATATGAAAACGAATAACATAAACAACTATTACCGATTAAGTTCATCGcacattttctaaatggattaaTGGAATAAGTAGAAATAACTCCTCCCACTTTGGGACCCTTACCAGCTATTACGTTCTATGGCATCCTCAACAGCGGCATCCAACATCTCAATCATTGAAGGGTGAGCATATGCAGTATCCAGAGATATACCATCTGGATATCTGGACTAAAGTGGCATTCATGACCAAAACTTAATTAGAAAAATCCAAGATAATGTATGCAAGCTAGGCTAAAACAAAGCAAAATACCTGCAGGAATTGAGAAGGTTGCGGAATCCCAAGTTTTTGCATAGCATCATAAGTAATAAAAGAATTCTGCATTACCAAAATCAAAGTGATATATAATCAATTAAGAGGATCAGCAAAAATATCTAGTAAGACTTGAATTTAACTTTCCACACTTTTTTCCTTTTAAGTCCAGAGACTTGTACGAGTATAACAGTGCCTTGAGTAAGTATGAAGTTGCTGAAATGTTGAGTAATTTCTGCTTTTCCTATAATCCCATTTGTACCCAATAGACCATTTTTTTGGTTCTGTCATATGAAACGTCTTTTGTTTGTGTACGACTTGGTCTACAAAAGTTTTATCAGGTCATATGTTTCTGTGAGGACAAAAACCTTTTCGTCTAATCATTGGCATCCAATGCTTGTtttttctcaaaataatcttCTTTCTCAGAGAAATCATTTAAGAATTCTCTTTTGTTTGTGTACGATTTGGTCTACAAAAGTTTTATCAGGTCATATGTTTCTGTGAGGATAGACTTAAATGGGGGAATCATGGTGGAGGCATCTACACAGTCAAGGTGGGATATCAACAGATGTGTTCTAGTAATCCCATGATAGATAACTGGCCCTGGAAACTTATTTGGAGAACCAAGCTGCCACCAAAGGTTATCTGTTGCACCTGGACAACATTATATGAGGAGCATGCCTCACACAAGATAACCTGATGAAAAGGAACTTCCAGTTACCTAACAGATgctacatgtgtcaaaagaaaaCTGAAAGTACCTGCCACTTGCTCCTACACTGTGAGGTGGCTTCAGACttatggtacatgtttttttGCCTTTTTGGTCTCAAATGGGTCATCCCTTACACAGTCAAGGACGCTTATAAGAGCTGGAGTTTATGGAGAGTTGATGAAGCCATCACGAAAATCTGGTCAATGGCTGCTTGTATTTTCTGGTGCATTTGGACAGAGAGAAACAAGAGATGTTTTGATGGAAACTCAACTCCTATAGGTTCTTTAAAGGCTATGTGTACTACCAATTTGTTCTGTTGGTCTAGATTGTACCCTATCAACAATATTGATCATCTTTTGGATTTCATTAGTTCCTTAGCTCTGGTTTAGCCAATTATGTATAGGAGCCGGAATATTTTTTGTAAGCTCAAATGCCAAATCATGTACTTCTTGCATCTTTTAGATGCCATCTATTGAAATCACttactttatcaaaaaaaaaatgtttctgTGAGGACAAAAACCTTTTCGTCTAATCATTGGCATCCAATGCTTGTtttttctcaaaataatctttCTAATGAAATATATATGCCTCTCAAGACTGCTGCATAGAGTCTCGGTAAGGGATAAGAGTATTTAgaagaatgttttttttttctttcaggaGATTTCATCTAACTACAGAAGCAAATGAATACAGCCAGAAAACAGTAACCACTAAAAATAACTTCTCTCAAGGGATGGATATAGGAATCCATTGAAATCAAAATTCTTTCCAACTTCAAAGATAAAAAGGTGCAGCAGCAAGTATTATTGGACCACATTGCAAGATTTGCATATGGAAACAAGGAGCAAGAAATTCGGATCAAACATTAGTAGCAGGACAGTACAGATATCCACCTGCGAAAAGAAGGAATCGACACAGTCCTTTTGAGCCATGGCAAAAACCTGTAGAAATGGAGAAAGTAGAACAGAAAAAAAAGTCACTGCACACAAAAGAAAAGAGCAAAGACCTAGAATTGATATTGAACACATGATAAATAAGGTAACATACAGAAGGTGTCCAATGAACTCCTGCACGGAGAGAGCCGAGAATCTCGCCTTCTTTGACTAAGCCATTAAATAATGACTGGAAAAATGAAGCGTCTACAGCAACACCAACAGCTCCATCCATCTCTTGCAGTAAACTCTGCAAGGTGTTCCATAACGCTGACGTGTTCATtggaacaaaaatacccctagctgcaccacgaaCCATTGCATTTACACGAGCAACATAGGCTGGTGTATACAATTGCCCACCTTCAAGCCTACCTTTTACCTAACCATGCCATACAAACATATCAAAACTTCCATAACATAACTTCAACCCTGTACTACTACACCAAAGAGACAGAAATTTACCAAAGTCCCAAGACGAGGTTCAAGAATAGAGACTACTAATTCGGACCCAACTTGTAATTGCCCTGCTATTTCAGCGATGGCAATTTGGCTACATTCTTGAAGTctttcattgatttcttcagctGCTGTATCCCAATAAGTATTCGAGATAATTTCACCATTAATTAACATGAGGGATGAGTCATGGGAAACTACATGCTGGGCTTGTTTCTCCACATGGTACAAGTCAACACCCGTTGAGTCAGCTAAATCGATCAAGGAAATACGTCCTAGTTTGTTGATCTCAGCCACAATTTCATTTCTCAATTGCTCCTGCAACAAACCCATATATAACTACAATTAAACAACACCGACGAAAAAAAATTATAACACTCAGATATAAACAGAATTAAACATCACCAGCATATGAAAAATCTTAAACCAATTTTTATTGTAAACTACAAAAATCAaatcttttttccatttttttttataaatgtgGTTTTATGCCACCAATGGTGGCCCACCATGTCACTACTCAATTTCTCCTATAACACACCCACATAACTAAAATCACCAATAAAGAAAATTCATAAAACTCATCTACAAACATAACTAAACATCACCGCcccaaaaaaaaattgatttttttaatCTAAGAACCATAAAAATCGATTTTTTTTCTTCCCcaaaatttatgattaaaaaaacACAGATGTTTTAGGTGGTTCTATGCCACCATTTCACTCTCAATTGCTCCtctaacacacacacacacacacggagGGGCGGAGCTAAAAGCCTGAATACGGGTTagctttttttcaaaagtgtatTTGTGTTAAAAATTTCATTAAACATGCACAAGTAGTAAATTTAGAACCCCATTATTAGTATTTGAAGTCATCCTtctaaaataacatcgaaatcctagctccgcctctgCACACACATACACGCGCGCGCGACTACAATTAAACAACACCAATACAGAGAAATCACGAAACCCATGTACCAACATAACTAAACATCAACTTCATGATAGAACTCTTGAATTTTTGTTAATCTATAAACCATAAAATCAAATCTTCTTTTTTCAATTAAAAAACTCAAATGCTTTAGGGTGGTGGGAGAAGAGACGGTAGAAGGGTACAGGTGTAATGTATTCTTTGCCGGTGATAGTATGGAGGAGGTCAAAGTCAATGATTTGAAGCTGATGAAGTTTCTGCACTA is drawn from Nicotiana tabacum cultivar K326 chromosome 9, ASM71507v2, whole genome shotgun sequence and contains these coding sequences:
- the LOC107785453 gene encoding E3 UFM1-protein ligase 1 homolog, which codes for MDEELLELQRQFEFAQQAKSTVRLSERNVVELVQKLHQLQIIDFDLLHTITGKEYITPEQLRNEIVAEINKLGRISLIDLADSTGVDLYHVEKQAQHVVSHDSSLMLINGEIISNTYWDTAAEEINERLQECSQIAIAEIAGQLQVGSELVVSILEPRLGTLVKGRLEGGQLYTPAYVARVNAMVRGAARGIFVPMNTSALWNTLQSLLQEMDGAVGVAVDASFFQSLFNGLVKEGEILGSLRAGVHWTPSVFAMAQKDCVDSFFSQNSFITYDAMQKLGIPQPSQFLQSRYPDGISLDTAYAHPSMIEMLDAAVEDAIERNSWIDSLSVLPASLGSQDAFKILSLCPSVQAAQKSNRALILGDSYIFSNGFVKDLFDRIEKEMETLSIPGLAGAGPVDEFRVAKDAKVGYDSSEVNETSSDAGMSKQASEKGSKKKKGKSSGNSKMAQAETGADNQESVPSKSKKGQKKGKVSSGSQAADSKSGARKDEDSLGAISEEWVIQKITSLNPDFEEQGLDDPEMILLPLARHLRPLLVNSLKERRKAAFTENAQKMKKLLDNLQKKLDESFLNMQLYEKALDLFEDDPTTSVLLHKHLLRTTGTSMIDTLLLNLDMHNKLKNGVPVDPQNLESISLSAGDRSALAKSLPRVLSAKAIATVEALEGKRVESFMSALREVAEESGLALKKLDKKLERTLLHSYRKDLTSQISAETDPVSLLPQVISLLYVQVHGKALQAPGRAISAAVARLKDKLDDSAFKTLVDYQSGTVSLLALMSAATGDEEDCASDRILTKRELLEELIPALKGLVLSTSQSQT